The following are from one region of the Epinephelus fuscoguttatus linkage group LG11, E.fuscoguttatus.final_Chr_v1 genome:
- the ylpm1 gene encoding YLP motif-containing protein 1 isoform X5, giving the protein MFPSWGGYGAPPSQNFGGPGPRKQPGGGHAGPTTGFGGFEATSSGGSMFSSLQEQHLQQMQQLQMLHQKQLQSVLQHGSNDNAYGGGHPGGYSGPSWHPDGGAGPPPYYMQDETPAQLNRGPPAPPAGHPQPPPLPPQPQPSDPQPLPPPPEPPTSKPPENNSAPKAKEVIKKDPPTVEEDNSLPLQEQQQLWYKQHLQNLQKLKQEKAKQNQKDSDGPVPPPPQSQAVPPLPPSEPPKGAPPPPPPKEEPPAPPPPPEDTKPEVPQDPEEAARLQQLQAAAAQWQKVQQQRAGLQYQALMQQHEKLQQILEKYQQLIQQPTNLQSMSPEMQLRHYEMQQQQFTPLFGDWDRSFALWYEQFQTYPHKDQLQDYERQWKQWQEQMNATNAHLQERVATLTAMVPFASSQYSSGMMGQFGQYPGQDMHMQQQSASLGVQHSPVGVGPNAQGPRSAGFGPHSEPPAGPPVRGVGPAAMGVRPPVPPTIQPPSVNSIRGPRPAGPTGNNAGFDGPPRFDQPQQRFDAPPRFDQPQQRFDAPPRFDQPQNRFEGPPRFDQPQQRFDGPPRFDQPQQRFDGPPRFNQPQQRFDGPPRFDQPRHRFDGPPRFDQPRQRFDGPPRFDQPRFGGQPRFEQPQRLPVPQPLTERPPVPQQKQQQGPQPKAQLAPKPPASMDSKTPGKAAGPPQSEKEKVKSESGGKASADDLTDDNLLGAEGFFVQDDPIPQTLQTKPEESDDKNASINTEKPKPGTDKPPVTAPSTVVSKNTAPQNSHKPEGPLTNNKPQLLPKPAGIQQDPQDSVHMQSRPDPTRPPPGRGRGQPPVPVQMPGRGRGQRGCEDFRGPNTMPHEEDMEEMSYDYMPPEENLEMQEEEEDYHWHDPSYEECGDEESEVPPEEMWTSDGHHYSTEEEYYEEPIGGPPMGRVGPPMMRGGPHMGRGGPPMGRGGPPMGRGGPPMGRGGPPMGRGGPPMGRGGPPMGRGGPPMGRGGPPMGRGGPPMGRGGPPMGRGGPPMGRGGPPMGRGGPPMGRGGPPMGRGGPPMGRGGPPMGRGEPVEMHWEEPESAEYSEEGDPYWGEGRPPMRGMRPPFPSGRGRPPPGHPGFMHPGRGRPPHPAHGPMDHESLGHGIEMDDTEMDPEGYHGHDPHSHPMHPDAGRGRRRVPPPHEMMDPMEEPLYDEGMERELEWQPPHGRGRPLPPHEMMDSGGMRRRPMGRGMARGMWRPGPTHEEYEERHSEGFVADYGHGEEGYRWRPPRDYPPDDFRHEGKYYESEWDSERPPPERDYPPRMPPPEPYRDGHWPEERERGRPYPYDEHDRERGELRICEYRDEPPYRQEEPPYPPPAPPSEWDRPSRIPLPPERGYSADYEDRRAHYDERKEEPPLDIRTPLPPTVPVTNPPESSVDPTSQGPSGNVLALSQRQHEIILKAAQELKLIRELQEGKTPGAEPQSAPPDILSELPAGLLGLEIPPDVRNVLKGIGTTAQTAVTEPVSWDPKPAATDYQPSLSVSTTPLIPKTVDYGHGHEPGATVERISYGERIILRPDPVTSDRGYEKEPLRDPYGRDPYYERRSDPYLDRRDYSRERELYREKPPEYERERERYERERYPPRDRDDRSPLVPSSRSGYRDRERELRERDRSGSRDRDEHYGRPGYDRPPYERSGLDRGVPERYGHSSSPYIDRRSYQDDRGPPPAPALPPPPQPPPRVEKKPEIKNIDDILKPPGRSSRPERIVIIMRGLPGSGKSHVAKLIRDKEVDCGGAPPRVLVLDDYFMTEVEKTEKDPDTGKRVKTKVLEYEYEPEMEDTYRSSMLKTFKKTLDDGFFPFIILDTINDRVKHFDQFWSAAKTKGFEVYLAEITADTQTCAKRNVHGRTQKDITRMANNWEPSPRHMVRLDVRSLLQDAAIEEVEMEDFNPDDEPQEQKREEEEESDMGYIPKSKWEMDTSEAKLDKLDGLGSGGKRKREDMADLEDYLQLPDDYATRLSQPGKKRVRWADLEEQKEADRKRAIGFVVGQTDWERITDESGQLAQRALNRTKYF; this is encoded by the exons ATGTTTCCCTCCTGGGGAGGCTATGGGGCACCCCCGTCACAAAACTTTGGAGGGCCTGGGCCCCGGAAGCAACCTGGCGGCGGCCACGCAGGACCGACAACGGGTTTCGGCGGCTTCGAGGCCACCTCCTCCGGCGGCTCCATGTTCTCCAGCCTCCAAGAGCAACACCtccagcagatgcagcagctgcagatgCTGCACCAGAAACAGCTCCAGTCTGTGTTACAGCACGGCAGCAATGATAATGCGTACGGTGGTGGACACCCGGGCGGATATTCAGGACCATCTTGGCATCCAGACGGCGGTGCTGGACCGCCGCCGTACTATATGCAGGACGAGACACCTGCTCAGCTGAACAGAGGTCCCCCTGCACCTCCGGCGGGACACCCACAgcctcctcccctcccaccGCAACCACAGCCCAGCGATCCTCAGCCGCTTCCTCCCCCTCCAGAACCCCCGACATCCAAACCACCGGAGAACAACAGTGCTCCCAAAGCCAAAGAGGTCATCAAGAAAGATCCACCCACAGTAGAGGAAGACAACTCCTTACCTTTGCAG GAGCAACAACAACTTTGGTACAAACAACATCTTCAAAATCTGCAGAAGTTAAAACAAGAGAAGGCCAAACAGAATCAGAAAGACAGTGATGGTCCTGTGCCACCACCCCCTCAAAGCCAAGCTgtgcctcctctccctccatcagAACCGCCAAAAGGTGcacctcctccaccccctccGAAAGAGGAGCCCCCagcaccacctccacctcctgaggATACAAAG CCCGAGGTCCCACAAGACCCAGAGGAGGCTGCCCGCCTGCAGCAGTTGcaggctgcagcagcacagtggcAGAAGgtacagcagcagagagcaggcTTACAATACCAGGCTCTTATGCAACAGCACGAAAAGCTTCAGCAGATCCTGGAAAAGTACCAACAGCTGATTCAGCAACCTACAAACTTACAG TCAATGTCTCCTGAAATGCAGCTGAGGCACTATGAAATGCAACAGCAGCAATTCACCCCTTTATTTGGGGACTGGGATCGCTCCTTCGCCCTGTGGTACGAGCAGTTCCAGACCTATCCCCACAAAGACCAACTGCAGGACTATGAGCGCCAGTGGAAGCAGTGGCAGGAGCAGATGAACGCGACCAATGCCCACCTTCAAGAGAGGGTGGCCACCCTCACTGCCATGGTGCCATTCGCCTCAAGCCAGTATAGTAGCGGGATGATGGGACAGTTTGGCCAATACCCTGGACAAGACATGCATATGCAGCAGCAGTCAGCAAGCCTGGGTGTGCAGCATTCCCCAGTTGGTGTTGGTCCCAACGCTCAAGGTCCACGGTCTGCTGGCTTTGGGCCACATTCAGAACCACCTGCTGGTCCTCCTGTGAGAGGAGTGGGCCCTGCAGCCATGGGAGTCAGACCTCCTGTGCCCCCCACCATTCAGCCACCAAGCGTCAACAGCATCAGAGGTCCACG TCCTGCTGGTCCCACCGGAAACAATGCTGGTTTTGATGGTCCTCCAAGATTTGACCAGCCACAGCAGCGCTTTGATGCTCCCCCAAGGTTTGACCAGCCACAGCAGCGTTTTGATGCTCCCCCAAGGTTTGACCAACCACAGAACCGCTTTGAAGGTCCCCCAAGGTTTGATCAACCACAGCAGCGCTTTGATGGGCCCCCAAGATTTGATCAACCACAGCAGCGCTTTGATGGGCCCCCGAGGTTCAACCAACCACAGCAGCGCTTTGATGGCCCCCCTCGATTTGACCAACCAAGGCACCGCTTTGATGGTCCCCCCAGGTTTGACCAACCACGGCAGCGCTTTGATGGTCCCCCCAGATTTGACCAACCTCGATTTGGGGGGCAGCCCAGGTTTGAACAGCCCCAAAGGCTCCCTGTCCCCCAGCCCCTAACTGAACGCCCACCTGTGCCCcagcaaaaacaacagcaaGGTCCCCAACCTAAGGCACAACTTGCCCCTAAACCACCAGCCAGTATGGATTCTAAGACTCCTGGAAAGGCAGCGGGGCCGCCACagtctgaaaaagaaaaagtcaaatcAGAATCAGGTGGTAAGGCCAGTGCTGACGACTTGACAGATGACAACTTGCTTGGAGCTGAAGGCTTTTTTGTCCAAGATGACCCTATTCCTCAGACATTACAAACAAAACCTGAAGAATCAGATGACAAAAATGCTTCTATCAATACCGAAAAACCAAAACCTGGTACAGACAAGCCTCCTGTAACTGCTCCTTCTACTGTAGTATCAAAAAATACTGCTCCACAAAATTCCCACAAACCAGAGGGACcattaacaaacaacaaaccccAGTTGCTTCCAAAGCCTGCTGGAATCCAACAGGACCCACAAGATTCTGTCCATATGCAGTCAAGGCCAGATCCTACAAGGCCTCCTCCTGGAAGGGGACGAGGCCAGCCCCCAGTGCCTGTCCAAATGCCTGGACGAGGACGTGGGCAAAGGGGCTGTGAAGACTTTAGGGGGCCGAATACTATGCCACATGAGGAGGATATGGAAGAAATGTCTTATGACTACATGCCACCCGAGGAGAACTTGGAGatgcaggaagaggaggaagactaTCACTGGCATGATCCTTCATACGAGGAGTGCGGTGATGAGGAATCGGAGGTGCCCCCTGAAGAAATGTGGACATCAGATGGACATCACTACTCGACAGAGGAAGAGTATTATGAAGAACCAATCGGAGGACCTCCTATGGGGAGAGTAGGGCCCCCAATGATGAGAGGAGGGCCCCATATGGGAAGGGGAGGCCCACCTATGGGCAGAGGTGGTCCTCCTATGGGTAGAGGCGGACCCCCTATGGGTAGAGGCGGACCCCCTATGGGTAGAGGTGGGCCACCTATGGGTAGAGGAGGGCCACCTATGGGTAGAGGAGGGCCACCTATGGGTAGAGGGGGTCCACCAATGGGTAGAGGGGGACCTCCAATGGGAAGAGGGGGACCTCCAATGGGAAGAGGGGGACCCCCCATGGGTAGGGGAGGACCCCCAATGGGAAGAGGGGGACCCCCCATGGGTAGGGGAGGACCCCCAATGGGTCGAGGAGGACCACCTATGGGTAGAGGAGGACCACCTATGGGAAGAGGAGAGCCAGTGGAGATGCACTGGGAAGAACCTGAGTCAGCAGAATACTCAGAGGAAGGGGATCCTTACTGGGGAGAAGGGAGACCTCCAATGAGAGGCATGAGACCCCCATTTCCATCCGGCAGGGGTCGTCCTCCACCTGGACATCCTGGTTTCATGCACCCAGGAAGAGGACGCCCCCCTCACCCAGCACATGGGCCAATGGATCACGAGTCATTAGGTCATGGAATAGAAATGGATGATACTGAAATGGATCCAGAAGGGTACCATGGACATGACCCTCATAGCCATCCGATGCATCCTGATGCAGGAAGAGGCAGGCGTCGTGTACCACCGCCTCATGAAATGATGGATCCTATGGAGGAGCCATTGTACGATGAAGGCATGGAGAGAGAATTGGAGTGGCAGCCGCCACATGGCAGAGGCCGTCCTCTGCCTCCACATGAGATGATGGATTCCGGAGGAATGAGGAGGAGACCTATGGGTCGAGGGATGGCAAGAGGCATGTGGCGGCCAGGTCCAACACATGAGGAATATGAAGAAAGACATAGTGAGGGTTTTGTAGCGGACTATGGTCATGGAGAAGAGGGGTATCGCTGGCGGCCACCAAGGGACTATCCTCCTGATGACTTTCGGCATGAGGGCAAGTACTATGAGTCTGAATGGGACAGTGAGCGTCCTCCTCCTGAGAGGGACTATCCCCCTCGCATGCCACCACCTGAGCCCTACAGAGATGGCCATTGGCCAGAGGAAAGAGAACGAGGTCGCCCATATCCTTATGATGAACATGACAGGGAAAGAGGGGAACTTAGAATTTGTGAGTATAGGGATGAGCCACCGTACCGACAAGAAGAACCACCATACCCACCACCAGCACCGCCTTCAGAATGGGATAGGCCTTCAAGAATTCCTCTACCACCAGAGAGAGGGTATTCTGCTGACTATGAGGATCGCAGAGCTCACTATGATGAGCGTAAAGAAGAGCCTCCTTTGGATATACGGACACCTTTACCTCCCACTGTACCTGTCACAAACCCTCCAGAGAGCTCCGTTGATCCGACATCTCAAGGACCAAGTGGAAATGTACTTGCTCTGTCCCAGCGTCAGCATGAGATCATCTTGAAGGCTGCTCAAGAGTTGAAACTTATAAG GGAATTGCAGGAGGGGAAGACACCTGGTGCTGAACCTCAGTCTGCACCACCTGACATCCTGTCTGAGCTTCCTGCTGGTCTTCTTGGTTTGGAGATCCCACCAGACGTCAGGAATGTTTTGAAG GGAATCGGTACTACTGCTCAGACAGCTGTAACTGAACCTGTGTCCTGGGATCCTAAACCTGCTGCAACAGATTACCAGCCATCTCTCTCTGTATCCACAACTCCACTGATTCCAAAGACTGTGGATTATGGGCATGGGCACG AGCCCGGAGCCACCGTTGAGCGAATCTCTTATGGTGAGAGAATTATATTGAGGCCTGACCCTGTGACATCAGACAGGGGCTATGAGAAAG AACCTCTCAGAGATCCTTATGGCAGAGACCCTTATTACGAAAGACGATCGGACCCCTATTTGGACCGCCGGGAttacagcagagagagggaATTATACAGAGAGAAGCCACCTGAatatgaaagagaaagagaaagatatGAGAGGGAGCGCTATCCCCCACGAGACAGAGATGACAG ATCTCCGCTGGTACCTTCTTCACGCTCAGGATACAGGGACCGAGAGCGGGAACTTCGGGAGAGGGACCGAAGTGGGAGTCGTGATCGTGACGAACATTATGGAAGGCCTGGCTATGACAGACCTCCATACGAGCGCAGCGGACTCGACCGTGGTGTGCCTGAGCGTTACGGCCATAGCTCCTCACCTTACA TAGACAGGAGAAGTTACCAAGACGACAGAGGGCCTCCCCCTGCACCTGCCCTTCCGCCTCCACCTCAGCCGCCTCCACGAGTCGAGAAGAAACCAGAAATCAAGAATATTGACGATATCCTCAAACCACCTGGCAGATCATCTCGACCTGAAAGG attGTCATCATCATGAGAGGCCTTCCAGGAAGTGGAAAAAGCCATGTTGCAAAGCTCATACGG GATAAGGAAGTTGATTGTGGCGGCGCACCTCCAAGAGTTCTTGTTTTGGACGACTATTTCATGACGGAGGTTGAGAAAACTGAGAAGGACCCAGACACGGGGAAAAGGGTCAAAACCAAG GTTCTTGAGTACGAGTACGAGCCGGAGATGGAGGACACGTACCGGAGCAGCATGCTGAAAACGTTCAAGAAAACTCTGGATGACGGCTTTTTCCCCTTCATCATTTTGGACACTATTAATGACAGGGTTAAACATTTTGATCAGTTCTGGAGTGCAGCTAAAACAAAAGGATTTGAG GTGTACCTCGCTGAAATCAccgcagacacacagacttgtGCGAAGAGAAACGTCCATGGGCGCACACAAAAGGATATAACGAGG ATGGCCAACAACTGGGAGCCTTCGCCACGTCATATGGTGCGCTTGGACGTCCGGTCGCTGCTTCAGGATGCTGCTATAGAGGAG GTTGAAATGGAGGACTTTAATCCCGATGACGAGCCCCAGgagcagaagagagaggaggaagaagagagtgATATG